The proteins below come from a single Pseudomonas chlororaphis genomic window:
- a CDS encoding sulfurtransferase, producing the protein MTEFKRIPPEQAQALREQGAVVVDVRDPATFAALHISGSRHLDNHSIADFIRGADLDAPTVVVCYHGNSSQSAAAYLVSQGFSDVYSLDGGFELWRATFPTETTQDTHE; encoded by the coding sequence ATGACCGAATTCAAACGCATCCCCCCGGAACAGGCCCAGGCCTTGCGCGAGCAAGGCGCGGTGGTCGTCGATGTCCGTGACCCTGCCACCTTTGCCGCGCTGCACATCAGCGGCTCCCGGCATCTGGACAACCATTCCATCGCCGACTTCATCCGCGGCGCCGACCTCGACGCGCCGACCGTGGTGGTCTGCTACCACGGCAACTCCAGCCAGAGCGCAGCCGCCTATCTGGTCAGCCAGGGCTTCAGTGACGTCTACAGCCTGGACGGTGGTTTCGAGTTGTGGCGTGCGACTTTTCCGACAGAAACGACACAAGACACCCACGAATAA